In the Adlercreutzia equolifaciens DSM 19450 genome, one interval contains:
- the pdxS gene encoding pyridoxal 5'-phosphate synthase lyase subunit PdxS has product MTSAERVALNRQLAQMLKGGVIMDVTTPEQARIAEAAGAAAVMALERIPADIRAAGGVSRMSDPAMIEGIQAAVSVPVMAKCRIGHFAEAQILQAIDIDYIDESEVLSPADDTYHIDKTVFAVPFVCGARDLGEALRRIAEGATMIRTKGEPGTGDVVQAVRHMRRMNAEIRRIQNLRDDELFEAAKELQVPVELLREVHEAGKLPVVNFAAGGIATPADAALMMQLGAEGVFVGSGIFKSGDPARRAEAIVKATTNFNDPEMLAALSEDLGEAMVGINEQEIQIIMEERGQ; this is encoded by the coding sequence ATCACCTCTGCTGAGCGCGTAGCCCTCAACCGCCAGCTCGCCCAAATGCTGAAAGGCGGCGTCATCATGGACGTCACCACCCCCGAGCAGGCCCGCATCGCCGAGGCCGCCGGAGCCGCGGCCGTTATGGCGCTCGAGCGCATCCCCGCCGACATCCGCGCGGCCGGCGGCGTGTCCCGCATGAGCGACCCGGCCATGATCGAGGGCATCCAGGCGGCCGTTTCCGTCCCCGTCATGGCGAAATGCCGCATCGGGCACTTCGCCGAAGCGCAGATCCTCCAGGCCATCGACATCGACTACATCGACGAATCCGAAGTGCTCTCGCCGGCCGACGACACCTACCACATCGACAAGACCGTCTTCGCCGTCCCCTTCGTCTGCGGCGCCCGCGACCTCGGCGAGGCCCTGCGCCGCATTGCCGAGGGCGCCACGATGATCCGCACCAAGGGCGAGCCGGGCACCGGCGACGTCGTGCAGGCCGTGCGCCACATGCGCCGGATGAACGCTGAAATCCGCCGCATCCAGAACCTGCGCGACGATGAGCTGTTCGAAGCGGCGAAGGAGCTGCAAGTGCCGGTGGAGCTGCTGCGCGAGGTGCACGAGGCCGGCAAGCTGCCCGTCGTGAACTTTGCCGCCGGCGGCATCGCCACCCCGGCCGACGCGGCCCTTATGATGCAGCTGGGCGCCGAGGGCGTCTTCGTGGGCAGCGGTATCTTCAAGTCGGGCGACCCGGCCCGACGCGCCGAGGCCATCGTAAAGGCCACCACGAACTTCAACGATCCTGAGATGCTCGCCGCCTTGTCCGAAGACCTCGGCGAGGCCATGGTGGGCATCAACGAGCAGGAGATCCAGATCATCATGGAAGAGCGGGGGCAGTAG
- a CDS encoding very short patch repair endonuclease, which translates to MRLSKTNRYDFGVVSAATHKSMQGNKRRDTKPEVLVRRMLREMGFTGYRCDWKKAPGRPDVAFVGRKLAIEVRGCFWHRCPVCSLSVPKKNLDYWEAKFARNVERDEQNLAALEEAGWKVLVLWEHQLKKKELPATRRLLYEFVRREDDPDYDEAFPAEEMV; encoded by the coding sequence GTGCGCTTATCGAAGACGAACCGCTATGATTTCGGGGTTGTGTCGGCGGCCACGCATAAATCGATGCAGGGCAACAAGAGGCGCGACACGAAGCCGGAGGTGCTCGTGCGCCGCATGCTGCGCGAGATGGGCTTTACCGGCTACCGCTGCGATTGGAAAAAGGCGCCTGGGCGGCCCGATGTGGCGTTCGTGGGGCGCAAGCTGGCCATCGAGGTTCGCGGGTGCTTCTGGCATCGGTGCCCCGTGTGCAGCCTGTCGGTGCCCAAGAAGAACCTCGATTACTGGGAGGCCAAGTTCGCCCGCAACGTCGAGCGCGACGAGCAGAACCTGGCGGCATTAGAGGAGGCCGGCTGGAAGGTGCTCGTGCTGTGGGAGCACCAGCTAAAGAAGAAAGAGCTACCCGCCACGCGCCGCCTTCTATACGAATTCGTGCGCCGCGAGGACGACCCCGACTACGACGAGGCGTTTCCTGCAGAAGAGATGGTCTGA
- the pdxT gene encoding pyridoxal 5'-phosphate synthase glutaminase subunit PdxT: protein MSPTIAVLALQGAFIEHEQRLQSLGCTTIELRQAADLARPFDGLVLPGGESTVQAKLLHDLGMFEPLRQRIAEGLPALGTCAGLILLADHFRTLPVTVRRNAYGRQLGSFHAEGRWEDEAVPLTFIRAPRIEALGSDVELLVTLDDAPVAVRYRNQIAAAFHPELDDDNRLYEAFLAPLKRAY from the coding sequence ATGTCCCCAACCATCGCCGTTCTCGCCCTGCAAGGCGCTTTCATCGAGCACGAGCAGCGCCTGCAATCCCTCGGCTGCACCACCATCGAGCTGCGCCAGGCCGCCGACCTCGCCCGTCCCTTCGACGGCCTGGTGCTCCCCGGCGGCGAGTCCACCGTACAGGCGAAGCTGCTGCATGACCTGGGAATGTTCGAACCGCTGCGCCAACGCATCGCCGAGGGCCTCCCCGCCCTCGGCACCTGCGCCGGCCTCATCCTGCTCGCCGACCATTTCCGCACCCTGCCCGTCACCGTGCGCCGCAACGCCTACGGCCGCCAACTCGGCAGCTTCCACGCCGAGGGTCGCTGGGAAGATGAAGCAGTTCCTCTCACCTTTATTCGCGCCCCGCGCATCGAAGCCCTCGGTTCTGACGTCGAGCTCCTCGTCACCCTGGACGACGCACCGGTGGCCGTGCGCTACCGCAACCAGATTGCCGCCGCCTTCCACCCCGAACTCGACGACGACAACCGCCTCTACGAAGCGTTCCTCGCGCCTTTGAAGCGCGCCTACTGA
- a CDS encoding ATP-binding protein, giving the protein MSVYDFNLEDYIGLARRLGTDTERVEVKAAAQGLPKSMAETLSAFSNTSGGVVVLGLAERAGFQAVPGFKARAVADGLAQMCGEKMKPPVRASVEIVEFEGSPVVVATVPELPPELKPCFVKSCAMHDGSYVRVGDGDRRLSPYEVDRLLEGRRPPHYDREVVEGASAGDFDDELLEGFIRRQRADSPRAFKGMSDEELLEALCVTARDGEGIVRPTLAGLMALGRFPQRYFPRACLSFTVIPGTSKADVSVEGLRFLDSREIVGPIPVMISELMVALRRNVRVSSKVEGAFRIDRLEYPETAVREAVANALMHRDYSPDGCASQVQVTMYGDRIEILSPGGLCRAMTVDRLGELGVSFPRNQALANILRATPYAEGFAEVGSVVENKGTGYFQIRASLREANMPEPVAIDHITAFEVALYKAGAGAEAGRFGFGFGGRAGGGGRGGVRLPEGAAGGKIVRSVTEWSDETGRFHTIHVLAPGTVECDIVDFLEEAPAPVSSRILMDALGKSKATISRALNRLMDKSLVERLGPSRGPGAVYRLVQ; this is encoded by the coding sequence ATGAGTGTGTACGACTTCAATCTGGAGGACTATATCGGTCTTGCCCGACGCCTTGGCACCGACACGGAGCGGGTAGAGGTGAAAGCGGCCGCTCAGGGGCTTCCGAAAAGTATGGCGGAGACGCTGAGCGCGTTTTCGAACACATCGGGCGGCGTGGTGGTTCTGGGGTTGGCGGAGCGCGCGGGCTTCCAGGCTGTTCCGGGCTTTAAGGCGCGCGCTGTGGCCGATGGGTTGGCGCAGATGTGCGGCGAGAAGATGAAACCGCCCGTGCGGGCGTCGGTGGAGATCGTTGAATTCGAAGGGTCGCCCGTGGTGGTGGCCACGGTGCCCGAACTGCCGCCCGAGCTTAAGCCCTGCTTCGTCAAGTCGTGCGCAATGCATGACGGCTCCTATGTGCGTGTGGGGGATGGTGATCGGAGGCTGAGCCCCTACGAGGTGGACCGCCTGCTGGAGGGGCGTCGGCCGCCGCACTACGATCGCGAGGTGGTCGAAGGGGCTTCAGCGGGAGATTTTGACGACGAACTTCTGGAGGGGTTCATTCGCCGGCAGCGTGCCGATTCGCCGCGCGCGTTCAAGGGCATGAGCGACGAGGAGCTGCTTGAGGCGCTCTGCGTGACGGCTCGTGACGGGGAGGGGATCGTGCGACCCACATTGGCGGGACTTATGGCGCTCGGGCGCTTTCCACAGCGTTATTTCCCGCGGGCCTGCCTTTCGTTTACGGTGATCCCGGGGACGTCGAAGGCCGATGTGAGCGTCGAAGGGCTGCGTTTTCTCGATTCTCGCGAGATCGTCGGGCCCATCCCTGTGATGATATCGGAGCTGATGGTGGCGCTGCGACGCAACGTGCGCGTCTCGTCGAAGGTGGAGGGGGCGTTTCGCATCGATAGACTCGAGTATCCCGAGACGGCCGTGCGCGAGGCGGTGGCCAACGCGCTCATGCACCGCGATTACTCGCCGGACGGGTGCGCCTCCCAGGTTCAGGTGACTATGTACGGCGACCGCATTGAGATATTGAGTCCAGGTGGTTTGTGCCGGGCTATGACGGTCGACCGTTTGGGCGAGCTTGGCGTTTCCTTCCCGCGCAACCAGGCACTGGCCAACATCCTGCGCGCCACCCCCTATGCCGAGGGGTTTGCCGAGGTGGGCAGTGTGGTGGAGAACAAGGGCACGGGTTACTTCCAGATTCGGGCCAGCTTGCGCGAGGCGAATATGCCGGAACCGGTAGCCATTGACCACATCACCGCTTTCGAGGTGGCGCTGTACAAGGCCGGCGCTGGCGCGGAGGCAGGGCGGTTCGGGTTCGGGTTCGGCGGCCGCGCGGGGGGTGGCGGCCGCGGTGGTGTTCGGCTGCCTGAGGGCGCTGCGGGCGGGAAGATCGTGCGATCCGTCACGGAGTGGTCAGACGAAACAGGTCGCTTCCATACCATTCATGTGCTGGCGCCGGGTACGGTGGAGTGCGACATCGTCGACTTCTTGGAAGAGGCGCCCGCACCGGTGAGCTCGCGGATTCTTATGGACGCGTTGGGCAAGTCGAAGGCGACGATTAGCCGCGCGCTCAATCGGCTGATGGACAAGTCTCTTGTGGAACGGCTGGGGCCGTCGCGCGGCCCGGGCGCCGTCTATCGGTTGGTTCAGTAG